The following are from one region of the Dreissena polymorpha isolate Duluth1 chromosome 2, UMN_Dpol_1.0, whole genome shotgun sequence genome:
- the LOC127866032 gene encoding peroxidasin homolog pxn-2-like, whose amino-acid sequence MRRTLAIVVILAVAALVECKPKEAKRGIRTASQKLRAFMSGLRSRAVADPEERTARRLDVLSKLGFSAEVLRDLKALQMFSRADEDPFCDLKVDCSVDSNRAFVDGQEYRTQSGQCNNLDNYDWGLAGVQHKRLLTNAYDNGKWSARRKSVTGTNRNIVLLPGARKISNAVHATDSDKPLDKASLSSAFIYFLQFISHDITKTPEGDVPTNTDCCNSTNPFCLPIRVEVTDDFFSAGDCYDAQRSFTVLDCDDTSGFQNQINDITAYIDGSMVYGSSDAELKELRSFIGGYLKTSTANFMPEAEDTEDLACDNVEDPDLCFLAGDTRADVHPGLTTFHTVFVREHNRVAAYLGELNADWSDEKIFQETRRIVAAELQRITFNEMLPKVLDSSYVSKYGLSGSYSYNKSVDASVIQEFTFGYRFHNLMPAVFHMAELVGSSVGNTASHEQEDVWQSPGFLLTDNYRGVDHVLLGLVANGCPFINGLMNDASRNFLFVDENGDSFDLASINIERGREWGTPAYYLYRQMCGGVTISAWTDLASTHSADVIADLQSVYASPKDVDLWTGLVTETAVGTSIAGPTMSCLIGMQFANLRNGDRFWYETSDADLKFTTGQLSELKKVTLARVLCDNLDVATMPKDVFSTSGSWVDCSTISGMDLSFWAD is encoded by the exons ATGCGACGTACGTTAGCTATTGTGGTAATCCTTGCGGTTGCAGCTCTCGTGGAATGCAAACCAAAGGAAGCAAAGCGTG GTATTCGGACTGCCAGTCAGAAGTTGCGGGCCTTCATGTCGGGACTGCGTTCCCGCGCGGTGGCTGATCCCGAGGAACGCACCGCACGCCGGCTGGATGTGCTCTCGAAGCT AGGGTTTAGTGCTGAAGTGCTTCGTGACTTGAAAGCACTCCAGATGTTCTCAAGGGCGGATGAAGATCCGTTCTGCGACCTCAAGGTCGACTGCAGTGTCGATTCAAACAGAGCTTTCGTGGACGGTCAAGAGTACCGGACTCAGAGTGGACAGTGCAATAACTTGGACAACTACGACTGGGGTTTAGCCGGAGTTCAGCATAAACGACTGTTAACCAATGCATACGACAATG GCAAATGGAGCGCTAGGAGAAAAAGTGTCACCGGAACAAATAGGAATATAGTCCTACTTCCGGGGGCCCGCAAAATCAGCAACGCCGTGCACGCCACCGACTCAGACAAGCCTCTCGACAAAGCGTCCCTATCCAGCGCGTTCATCTACTTCCTACAGTTCATCAGCCATGACATCACCAAAACACCGGAGG GGGATGTTCCAACGAATACAGACTGCTGCAACAGCACCAA TCCGTTCTGCCTGCCAATCAGAGTGGAAGTGACTGACGACTTTTTCTCCGCCGGAGACTGCTATGACGCCCAGAGATCTTTCACGGTGCTAGACTGTGATGACA CGTCTGGTTTCCAAAACCAAATCAACGACATCACGGCGTATATAGATGGAAGTATGGTGTATGGATCGAGCGATGCTGAACTCAAAGAGTTGCGTTCCTTCATTGGCG GTTACCTTAAAACGTCCACTGCCAACTTCATGCCGGAAGCTGAGGATACAGAAGATCTGGCCTGTGACAACGTCGAAGACCCCGACCTCTGCTTCCTCGCAG GTGACACACGCGCGGACGTGCACCCTGGACTGACCACGTTTCATACCGTGTTCGTGCGCGAACATAACCGCGTGGCGGCCTACCTGGGGGAGCTGAACGCCGACTGGAGCGACGAGAAGATCTTCCAGGAGACCAGACGCATCGTGGCGGCCGAGCTGCAGCGCATCACATTCAA TGAGATGCTGCCCAAGGTCCTCGACAGCAGCTACGTGTCCAAGTACGGCCTGTCTGGTTCCTATAGTTACAACAAATCAGTGGACGCCAGCGTCATCCAGGAATTCACCTTCGGTTACAG GTTTCACAACCTGATGCCCGCGGTGTTCCACATGGCCGAGTTGGTTGGCTCGAGTGTTGGGAACACGGCCTCGCACGAGCAGGAAGATGTGTGGCAGAGCCCTGGCTTCCTCCTCACGGACAACTACCGCGGCGTAGATCATGTCTTACTTGGACTTGTCGCCAACGGGTGTCCCTTTATAAATGG ACTGATGAATGATGCCAGCCGGAACTTCCTGTTTGTTGACGAGAACGGCGACAGCTTTGACCTCGCATCAATTAACATCGAGCGCGGCCGCGAGTGGGGAACGCCTGCGTACTACCTCTACCGTCAGATGTGCGGAGGGGTCACAATCTCTGCATGGACGGACCTGGCGAGCACGCACTCCGCTGACGTAATCGCCGACTTACAGAGCGTCTATGC TTCCCCTAAGGATGTTGATCTATGGACGGGCCTCGTGACCGAGACTGCGGTAGGCACCTCCATTGCCGGCCCCACGATGTCCTGTCTCATCGGTATGCAGTTCGCCAACCTGCGCAACGGGGACCGGTTTTGGTACGAAACGAGCGACGCCGATCTGAAATTCACAACCG GTCAGCTGAGCGAGCTGAAGAAGGTCACCCTGGCTCGAGTCCTGTGTGACAACCTGGACGTGGCCACCATGCCAAAGGATGTGTTCTCCACCTCCGGCTCGTG GGTTGACTGCTCCACCATCTCTGGAATGGATCTGAGCTTTTGGGCTGACTAG